The proteins below are encoded in one region of Pseudophryne corroboree isolate aPseCor3 chromosome 8, aPseCor3.hap2, whole genome shotgun sequence:
- the RBMX gene encoding RNA-binding motif protein, X chromosome isoform X1, producing MLEADRPGKLFIGGLNTETTEKALEAVFGKFGHIAEVLLMKDRETNKSRGFAFVTFESPADAKDAARELNGKALDGKPIKVEQATKPSFGVGSRRGPPPPPRSRGPPRGLRGSRGGIGGSSRGQMPLKRGPPPRSGGPPPKRSAPSGGMGGRAPLSRERDGYGGPPRRDSMTSRRDVYMSPRDDGYSGKDRYDSYSGRDYGSSRDSRDYAPPPRDYAYREYGHSSSREDYGSRGYGERDGYGGGGRDRDYSDHPSGGSYRDSYEPYGNSRSAPPARGPPPSYGGSSRYDDYSSARDGYGGRDSYSSSRNDIYSSGRDRVGRQERGLPPTMDRGYPPPRDSYSSSSRGVPRGGGRGGSRSDRGGGRSRY from the exons ATGCTGGAAGCTGACCGTCCCGGGAAACTGTTCATCGGTGGCTTGAACACAGAGACCACAGAGAAAGCTTTGGAAGCAGTGTTTGGGAAATTCGGGCACATTGCAGAAG TCCTGTTAATGAAAGATCGTGAAACAAACAAGTCCAGAGGCTTTGCATTTGTTACCTTTGAGAGCCCTGCAGATGCGAAGGATGCAGCAAGAGAGCTGAATGGGAAG GCTTTGGATGGGAAGCCAATAAAGGTAGAGCAAGCTACAAAGCCCTCTTTTGGTGTAGGAAGTAGACGTGGGCCTCCACCACCGCCAAGAAGCCGTGGGCCTCCAAGAGGCCTCAGAGGATCAAGAGGAGGTATAG GAGGCTCATCAAGAGGGCAGATGCCACTTAAAAGAGGACCACCACCAAGAAGTGGCGGCCCCCCACCTAAAAGATCAGCACCATCTGGTGGCATGGGTGGAAGAG CTCCATTGTCACGTGAAAGAGATGGGTATGGAGGACCACCCCGTAGAGACTCTATGACCTCTCGCAGAGATGTGTACATGTCGCCTAGGGATGATGGCTATAGTGGAAAGGACCGGTATGATAG TTACTCTGGCAGAGATTACGGAAGCTCCAGAGACTCCCGAGATTATGCTCCACCCCCAAGAGATTATGCCTATCGGGAATATGGCCACTCAAGTTCCCGTGAGGATTATGGCTCCAGAGGATATGG GGAACGTGATGGCTATGGAGGAGGAGGCCGTGATAGAGACTATTCAGATCATCCGAGTGGAGGTTCTTACAGAGACTCTTATGAGCCTTACG GTAACTCACGTAGTGCCCCACCTGCAAGAGGGCCCCCTCCATCATATGGTGGAAGCAGTCGTTATGATGATTACAGCAGCGCACGGGATGGTTATGGAGGCAGAGACAGTTACTCAAGCAGCAGAAATGATATCTACTCAAGTGGGCGTGACAGAGTTGGGAGACAGGAGCGCGGCTTACCCCCTACAATGGATAGAGGTTATCCTCCTCCACGTGATTCATACAGCAGCTCAAGCCGGGGAGTCCCCCGAGGCGGTGGCCGAGGAGGAAGCAGATCTGACAGAGGAGGTGGCAGAAGCCGATACTAA
- the RBMX gene encoding RNA-binding motif protein, X chromosome isoform X2, with the protein MLEADRPGKLFIGGLNTETTEKALEAVFGKFGHIAEVLLMKDRETNKSRGFAFVTFESPADAKDAARELNGKALDGKPIKVEQATKPSFGVGSRRGPPPPPRSRGPPRGLRGSRGGGSSRGQMPLKRGPPPRSGGPPPKRSAPSGGMGGRAPLSRERDGYGGPPRRDSMTSRRDVYMSPRDDGYSGKDRYDSYSGRDYGSSRDSRDYAPPPRDYAYREYGHSSSREDYGSRGYGERDGYGGGGRDRDYSDHPSGGSYRDSYEPYGNSRSAPPARGPPPSYGGSSRYDDYSSARDGYGGRDSYSSSRNDIYSSGRDRVGRQERGLPPTMDRGYPPPRDSYSSSSRGVPRGGGRGGSRSDRGGGRSRY; encoded by the exons ATGCTGGAAGCTGACCGTCCCGGGAAACTGTTCATCGGTGGCTTGAACACAGAGACCACAGAGAAAGCTTTGGAAGCAGTGTTTGGGAAATTCGGGCACATTGCAGAAG TCCTGTTAATGAAAGATCGTGAAACAAACAAGTCCAGAGGCTTTGCATTTGTTACCTTTGAGAGCCCTGCAGATGCGAAGGATGCAGCAAGAGAGCTGAATGGGAAG GCTTTGGATGGGAAGCCAATAAAGGTAGAGCAAGCTACAAAGCCCTCTTTTGGTGTAGGAAGTAGACGTGGGCCTCCACCACCGCCAAGAAGCCGTGGGCCTCCAAGAGGCCTCAGAGGATCAAGAGGAG GAGGCTCATCAAGAGGGCAGATGCCACTTAAAAGAGGACCACCACCAAGAAGTGGCGGCCCCCCACCTAAAAGATCAGCACCATCTGGTGGCATGGGTGGAAGAG CTCCATTGTCACGTGAAAGAGATGGGTATGGAGGACCACCCCGTAGAGACTCTATGACCTCTCGCAGAGATGTGTACATGTCGCCTAGGGATGATGGCTATAGTGGAAAGGACCGGTATGATAG TTACTCTGGCAGAGATTACGGAAGCTCCAGAGACTCCCGAGATTATGCTCCACCCCCAAGAGATTATGCCTATCGGGAATATGGCCACTCAAGTTCCCGTGAGGATTATGGCTCCAGAGGATATGG GGAACGTGATGGCTATGGAGGAGGAGGCCGTGATAGAGACTATTCAGATCATCCGAGTGGAGGTTCTTACAGAGACTCTTATGAGCCTTACG GTAACTCACGTAGTGCCCCACCTGCAAGAGGGCCCCCTCCATCATATGGTGGAAGCAGTCGTTATGATGATTACAGCAGCGCACGGGATGGTTATGGAGGCAGAGACAGTTACTCAAGCAGCAGAAATGATATCTACTCAAGTGGGCGTGACAGAGTTGGGAGACAGGAGCGCGGCTTACCCCCTACAATGGATAGAGGTTATCCTCCTCCACGTGATTCATACAGCAGCTCAAGCCGGGGAGTCCCCCGAGGCGGTGGCCGAGGAGGAAGCAGATCTGACAGAGGAGGTGGCAGAAGCCGATACTAA